TTCGTTCGGTGGCTTCGTGGCCGCCCGTGCGCACGCCGCTTTGATGGCGGCCGCCGACACCGATCCGAATGCCGCGCGCCCGTCTCAGCTGGTGCTGGTCAGCCCGGCCACCACCCGTTTCGATGTGCCACCCGTGCCGGCCCACACGCTGGTGGTCGAGGGCGAAGAGGACGACGTCGTGCCGCTGGCCGACATCCTGACCTGGGCCCGCCCGCAAAGCCTGCCGATCACCGTCGTGCCCGGCACCGGCCATTTCTTCCACGGCCAGCTGCCCACGCTGCGCGAGGTCGTGCGCAAGCACCTGCGCCTGGCCGCGGCCGGCGGCTGAGCGTGTCCGCCCGGCGGCGGGCACACGCGCCGCTTGCAATCCTGCACCGTGGCCCCACCTGCCTCCTTCCGCGTGCCCTGCTGAACCGATGCCCGCCCTCCGTTGCCTTGTCTCTCGCCGCCCCGACACCCGTCAGGCAGTGCGCCCCGACCGCCATGCCCCCGCTTGGCGGTGGCGCGTGCTGCTGGCCTCGCTGGCCGTGATGCTGGCCAGCGGGCAGACACCGGCGGCGCTGGCTGCTGCCCCGGCCACCGAGGCGCGCAGTGTGTTTGCCGAGCCCGCCACCGCGATGCCGTCGCCGCCCGAGGTGGCCGCCCGCGCCTTCATCCTGCAGGATCTGGCCAGCCGACAGACGCTGGCCGCCCGCCAGGCTGACCAGTCGCTGGAGCCGGCCTCGCTGACCAAGCTGATGACGGCCTGGCTGGTGTGTGAGGCACTGCGCGATGGCAAGCTGCGCCCTGACCAGATGCTGCCTGTGTCCGAGCGCGCCTGGAAGGCCGGCATGGCCGGTGCATCGCGCTCCTTTCTGAAGGCCGGTGGCAGCGCGCGCGTCGACGACCTGCTGCGTGGCATGGTCGTGCACAACGCCAACGACGCCACGGTGGCGCTGGCCGAAGGGCTGGCGGGCTCGGTCGAGGCCTTTGTCGATCGTATGAACCGCCAGGCCGAGGTCTTCGGGCTGCAGGCCACCCGGTTCCGCAACCCCGAGGGTCTGTCCGCCAGCGGTCACCGCAGCACGGCGCGCGAGCTGTCGCTGATCGCAGCCCGCCTGGTCACCGATTTCCCCGAGGTGCTCAAGGTCTCGTCCCTGCAGCAGGCGACCGTGGCCGGCGTGAGCCAGCCCAGCCGCAACCTGCTGCTGATGCGCGACCCGACGGTCGACGGCCTGCAGACCGGCTACACCGAGGCGGCCGGCTACGGCATGGTCGCCACCGCCCGCCGCAGCCTGGGAGGGGTCGAGCGCCGGCTGATCGCCGTCACGCTCGGGGCGGCGTCGCCCGAGGCCCGCGCCGCCGAGACCCAGAAGCTGCTGAACTGGGGCTACAGCGCCTTCGACATGGTGCGCCTGTTCGATGCCGGCCAGCCGGTGGCCACCGCGCAGGTGTGGAAGGGTCAGGCCAGCACCGTGCGCCTGGGACGCCCCACGCCCATCGTGGTCGTGGTGCCGCGCGGGCAGGGTGGCCAGCTGCAGACCAGCGTGGTGCGCCAGGATCCGCTGATGGCCCCGCTGGGCGAGGGCCAGACCGTGGCCCGCCTGCGGGTGGCCATCGGCCCCCAGCACTGGCAGGATGTGCCCTTGCTGGCGCTGGAAGATGTGCCGCCGGCCGGCTGGTTCGGCCGCCTGTGGGACGCCGTGCGGCTCGGCGTGAAGTGACCGCTCGCCTTCTGCCCCCTCTTTTCCTGCTTTCCGTACCCGTTTCCCTGAAAGGACGCTGACATGGCCTCCACCACGCCCCCCGCCCACACTCCCGCCAACCCGGTGATTCCGCCGGAAGAATCCCTGATCGAATACCCGTGCGCCTTCCCCATCAAGGTCATGGGGGCGCACGACGAGACCTTTGTCGAGACCGTCGTGGCCATCGTGGTCGAGCACGACCCGGGCTTTGCCGCGCACACCCTGGAGCGCCGCCCCAGCAGTTCCGGCAAGTACCTCGGCCTGACCGTCACCGTCACGGCCACCAGCCGCACCCAGCTCGACAACCTGTACCGCGCGCTCAGCGGCCACCCGCTGGTGAAGTACGTGCTCTAAGGTGCGGTGGCCTGCCGCATACAATGCCCCGTTCAATGGCCGGCGCGCCCCTCCCAGCCGGGAGGCGCCTCGGCCCTTTGTTTGAAGGAACCTGACTGTGTTGATTTCTGAAGCCTACGCCCAAGCCGCGGCCCCTGCCGCTGGCGCCACCGGTGGCCTGATGAGCATGCTGCCGCTCGTCCTCATGTTCGTCGTCCTGTACTTCGTCATGATCCGCCCGCAGATGAAGCGCCAGAAGGAAACCCGCGCGATGCTCGAAGCCCTGACCAAGGGCGACGAGGTCGTGACCCAGGGGGGTGTCATCGGCCGCATCAGCAAGCTGGGCGACACCTTCGTGCACCTCGAAGTGGCCAACGGCGTCGAGCTGCAGGTGCAGCGCGCGGCCATCGTGCAGGTGCTGCCCAAGGGCACCGTCAAGTAATCCCGCTGCGCCGTCGAGGACCCCATGAACCGCTACCCCTGGTGGAAGTACCTGATCATCGCCGTGGCCCTGCTGGTCGGCCTGATCTACACCCTGCCGAACTTCTTCGGCGAGGCGCCGGCCGTGCAGCTCTCCAGCGGCAAGGCCACGCTCAAGCTCGACAGATCGGCCGTGGCCCGGGTCGAGGCGGCGCTCAAGCAGGCCGGCATCCAGGCCGACTTCGTGGAGTTCGACGGCAACTCGGTGCGTGCGCGCTTTGCCAGCACCGACATCCAGATCCAGGCACGCGACGTGATCGCCCGGGCGGTCAACCCCGATCCGGCCGACCCGAGCTACATCGTGGCGCTCAATCTGGTGTCGCGCTCGCCGCAGTGGCTGCGCAGCCTGCACGCCAACCCGATGTTTCTGGGCCTCGACCTGCGGGGCGGTGTGCACTTCCTGATGCAGGTCGACATGAAGGCGGCCATCACGCAGAAGCTCGATGGGCAGACGGTCGACATCCGTTCCCTGCTGCGTGACAAGGACGTGCGCCACAGCGGCATCCGCCGCGAGGGTGACAGCCTGATCGTGCGCTTCCGCGACGGGGCCGCGCGCCAGGCGGCGCTGCCGGTGCTGCAGGACCGCCTGCCCGATCTGGTCTGGACACCGGGCACCGACACCGGCGGCTCGGGCGACCTCACCCTGGTGGGCGCCCTCAACCCCCAGAGCGCCCGCGCCATCCAGGAGCAGGCCCTCAAGCAGAACATCACCACGCTGCACAACCGGATCAACGAACTCGGCGTGGCCGAGCCCGTGATCCAGCAGCAGGGCATCGACCGCGTGGTCGTGCAGCTGCCCGGCGTGCAGGACACCGCCAAGGCCAAGGACATCATCGGCCGCACCGCCACGCTGGAAGTGCGCATGGTCGATGACGGCACCGAGGCCCAGGCCGCGCTGGCCGGTGGCCCTGTGCCCTTCGGGACCGAGCGCTACTTCGAGCGCGGGGGCGTGCCTGTCATCGTCAAGCGCCAGGTCGTGCTGACCGGCGACAACCTGACCGACGCGCAGCCCGGCTTCGACGAAAACCAGGAAGCCGCCGTGCACCTGACGCTCGACGCCCGCGGCGCCCGCATCTTCAAGGACGTGACCCGCGAGAACGTCGGCAAGCGCATGGCCATCATCCTGTTCGAGAAGGGCAAGGGCGAGGTCGTGACGGCGCCGGTGATCCGCGGCGAGATCGGGGGGGGGCGCGTGCAGATCTCCGGGCGCATGAGCTCGGAAGAGGCCGCCGACACCGCGCTGCTGCTGCGCGCTGGCTCGCTGGCGGCGCCGATGGAGATCATCGAAGAGCGCACCGTCGGCCCGAGCCTGGGTGCCGAGAACATCGAGATGGGCTTCAAGAGCCTAGTCTACGGCTTTGGCGCCATCGCGGTGTTCATGATGCTGTACTACCTGCTGTTCGGCGTGTTCTCGACCGTGGCGCTGGCCGTCAACCTGCTGCTGCTGGTGGCGGTGCTGTCGATGCTGCAGGCGACGCTGACGCTGCCCGGCATTGCGGCCATCGCCCTGACGCTGGGCATGGCCATCGACTCCAACGTGCTGATCAACGAGCGCGTGCGCGAAGAGCTGCGCAATGGCTCGGCGCCGCAGACGGCGATTGCCATGGGCTACGAACACGCCTGGGCCACCATCCTGGACTCGAACGTGACCACGCTGATCGCCGGCCTGTCGCTGCTGGCCTTCGGCTCGGGCCCGGTCAAGGGCTTTGCGGTGGTGCACTGCCTGGGCATCCTGACCTCGATGTTCTCGGCCGTGTTCTTCTCGCGCGGCCTGGTGAACCTCTGGTACGGCCGTCAGAAGAAGCTCAAGAGCGTCTCGATCGGCCAGGTCTGGAAGCCCCAGGAATAAGAACCGGAAGACAAGGAACACTCGGTCATGGAATTCTTCCGCATCCGGCGCGACATCCCCTTCATGCGCCACGCGTTGATCTTCAACGTGATTTCCTTCCTCACCTTCGCCGCAGCGGTGTTCTTCCTGGTCACCCGGGGGCTGCACTTCTCGATCGAATTCACCGGCGGCTCGCTCATCGAGGTGCAGTACGCCCAGAGCGCCAACCTGGTGAAGGCGCGCGAGGCCGTTGAATCGCTCGGCTACGGCGAGGTGCAGGTGCAGAACTTCGGCACCTCGCGTGATGTCCTGATCCGCCTGCCGCTGCGCGGCGGCATGAAACAGGGCGAGGTGGTCGGCAAGGTGTTCGACGCGCTGTGCCGTGCCGAAGGCGGGCAGGTGAGCACGCAGGCCGCTGAAAAGGGCCCGTCCCAGCTCTGTCAGGCGGGTGCCGTGCAGCCGCTCACGCTGCAGCGCAGCGAGTTCGTCGGCCCGCAGGTCGGGGATGAACTGGCCCGCGACGGTGCCCTGGCGCTGGCCGTGACGGTCATCGGCATCATGATCTACCTGGCGATCCGCTTCGAGTGGAAGTTCGCCGTGGCCGGCATCATCGCCAACCTGCACGACGTCATCATCATCCTCGGCTTCTTCGCCTTCTTCCAGTGGGAGTTCTCGCTGTCGGTGCTGGCGGCCGTGCTGGCCGTGCTGGGCTATTCGGTCAACGAATCGGTGGTGATCTTCGACCGGATCCGCGAGGCCTTCCGCAAGTACCGCAAGATGAGCACGAGCGAGGTCATCGACCACGCCATCACCTCGACGATGAGCCGCACCATCATCACGCACGGCTCGACCGAGGCGATGGTGCTGGCCATGCTGCTGTTCGGGGGGCCCACGCTGCACTACTTCGCGCTGGCGCTGACCATCGGGATTCTGTTCGGCATCTACTCGTCGGTCTTCGTGGCGGCGGCCATCGCCATGTGGCTCGGCGTGAAGCGTGAAGACCTCGTGAAGAACACCAAAAAAGACATCGATCCCAACGACCCGCACGCGGGTGCCGTGGTGTAGAGTCCTTTTCAACAGGAACCACCCCGCCGGGTTCGTCGTGTGATGAGCCCGGCGTTTTCACTTCCGCATGTCCGCTGGACCCAATCGAGCGCTGGCCTTGAGCGCCCGCGTCAGTTTCATCGAGTGCCTCTTGAGGGGCAGTGCCGGGCTGGTGCTGGCCTGCGTCGATGGGGCCAAGCTGCTGGCAACCCAGGCGGCCGAACCGGCGCTCTACCAGCGGCGGCGCGATCTGGTGCTCGATTTCCCGCGTGCGCAGACGGCGTGGCAGCAGGCGCTCGAGCAGCGTCTGCGTGAGGCCGCCCAGGCCTTGCGCCTGGGCCGTCCGGTCGATCCCCGTCCCGTGGTCGGGGGGGGCATGCCGGCGGTGCTCAGCCTGGTGGAAGACAGCCACATCGAGCGTGACATCGTGGGCGTGCGGCTGGGGCAGGCGGTCGCCGACCTGACCGGCTCGGAGTACACCGACCTCAGCGCCCGACTTCAGGTCATCCAGGGTGCGATCGACAACACCCCGGGCGTGGTCGACGTGCTCAACCCGTCGTGGCTCGGCCGCGTGGTGCTCGACGCCTGGCTGCTGTCCGGCCTGAACCTCGGCCACTGGGCGACCTTGCAGACCGTGCTCAACAACGAGGCGGCGCAGTGGGCCCAGGAGGCCTACCACCATGCGAACAAGCTGCTGCTCGACAACGGCGTGCGCCCCGAGATCGACCTGCGGCCGTTCATTCGTCGGGCTGCCGACACCGGCGTGCCGGGGCGCAGCGTGGGCGGTGGCTGGGGCGGTGCAGGGGGCAGCGGCGGGGGCACAGGAAACGGCACCGGTGGTGGCGGGGGCGGTGCCGGCACACCCGGTTCATCTGGTTCACCTGGTGCGCCGATGCCACCCGGTGCGGGCCACGGTGGCGGCGCCGGCGGGGGCTCGGGCGGCGCCGGTGGCGGATCCGGCAGCGGCGCATCGCCTGGTTCGCCCTCGGCGGCCGGAACGCGTGGCAACAGCGGGCTGCAGCCCCTGGGCCAGTCCTTCGATGAAACCCACCTGCTGACCCAGACGCCCGGGTTGCGCGCGCCCGGGCAGTCCCAGGCGGTGCTGGGCAAGCTGAACCAGATGGTGGCGCGCCAGGTGCCCGGCTTCGTGCCCACGGCACCGCAGCTCACGGGCACGCCGCCCGTGCTGGTGAGCCCGGGCCTGGGCGAGGCGATGCGCGAGGCCGGGCATGCGCTGCGCCGCCACACCGACGTGGACGTGCTGGTGGGCGACGCCCCCACGCCCGCGCTCATCCTGCGTGACCTGGAAGACAGCAAGCGTGCGCTCAAGCAGGCCGCGGCCACGCCGGTCGAGCGCGCCACGATCGAGATCGTCGCGCTGCTGTTCCAGCACATCCTGACCGAGGAGCGCCTGCCCGCCACCATCCGCGTGTGGTTTGCGCGCCTGCAGATGCCGGTGCTGCGGGTGGCGGTCAGCGAGCCCGACTTCTTTGCCACCACCAACCACCCCGCCCGCATGCTGATCGACCGCATGGGCAGTTGCGTGATGGGCTTTGCGGGCGGCGGCGCCGAGTCCGACGCCGAGGCGCTGCATGCCGAGATCCGGCGCGTGGTGCAGGTGGTCGAGGCCTATCCGGACACCGGCCGACGCGTGTTCCAGACCGTGCTGATCGAGTTCCAGAAGTTCCTGGAGACCTACTTCCGCGATGCCAACGAGGCGTCGCGCAAGGGGGTGTCGCTGGCGCAGCAGGTGGAGCAGCGGGAAACCTGCGCCATCCAGTACACGATCGAGCTGCGCAAGATGCTCGATGGCGTGCCCGTGCACGAAGGGGTGCGCGATTTCCTGTTCCGGGTGTGGGCCGACGTGCTGGCGCACAGCGCCGTGCAGTCCAGCCCTGGCAGCGACGAGACCCGGGCGCTCAAGCGGGCCGCCGCCGACCTGATCTGGTCGGCCAGCGCCAAGACCTCGCGCGAGGAGCGGGCCGATGTGCTGCGCCGTCTGCCGCCACTGTTGAAGATCGTGCGTGACGGCATGGCCCGCGCCGGCCTGTCGGTGGCCCGGCAGGACGAGCACGTGCAGCAACTCAATGCGGCCCTGGCGGCGGCGTTCTCGGCGCGCTCGGCGTCGATCTCGCCCGCCCACCTGAAGGCCGTCACCGACCGGCTCGATGCGCTCGACGAGGTGCTGCCCGATCTGGCGCAGGTCGACCTTGACGAGCAGACGCTGCGCGACCTGTCGGGGCACGAGACCGACGAGTTGCAGGTGGTGGCCGATGGGGGCACCATGCCCACGCCGGCCATGCTGGCCTGGGCCCGTGAACTCCAGATCGGGGCCTGGTTCGAGCTCGACTACCGGCAACGTCGCGAGCCCGTGCAGCTGGCCTGGCAGGGGCTGCAGAAACAGCTGGCGCTGTTCGTCACGCCGTCCGGGCGGGGCGTGCTGTTCCAGTTGCGGCGGCTGGCCGCCTTTCTGCAGGCGGGCCTGCTGGTGCCGGTTGAAGAAGAGTCGCTCACCACCCGCGCCACCCGCGAGGCGCTGGCCAAGCTCGACGCCGATCCCGAGCGCCTGCTGAACTGATCCCCCATCCCCTTACGGCCCGCGGGCGTTCCCGCGCCGCGGACCGTCTCTGCCCATGCTTGAAGCCTTCGCGTTCTCCTCCACCGCCGTCGCCCTGGGCGAAATGGGCGACAAGACCCAGTTGCTCGCCCTGATGCTGGCTGCGCGCTACCGACGCCCGCTGCCCATCGTGATCGGCATCCTGATCGCGACCGTTCTGAACCACGCCCTGGCGGCGGCGCTCGGGGCGTGGTTGACGCAATGGCTCGGGCCCGACGCGTTGCGCTGGCTGGTGGGCGGCTCGTTCCTGGCGGTCGCCGTGTGGATGCTGATCCCCGACAAGATGGACGACGACGAGGTGAGGCTGCCGTCCGGCCTGGGCGTGCTGGCGGCCACGACGGTGGCGTTCTTCATCGCCGAGATGGGCGACAAGACCCAGATCGCGACCGTGGTGCTGGCGGCGCGCTTTCCCGAAGCCTTCGTGCAGGTGGTGGCGGGCACGACCGCGGGCATGCTGCTGGCCAACGTGCCCGCCGTCTACCTGGGCGACCGCCTCACCCGGCGCCTGCCGATGGACTGGATCCACCGGGGCTCGGCGCTGCTGTTTGCCCTGCTGGCGGTGCTGACCTTCTGGCTGTTCTGAGCCGCCAGCGCCGCGGTCTCAGATCGCCAGGCTGGCGTCCGGCGGGCTGACGGCCGCCTCGTGCTGCGTGCGCACGTGCTGACGCAGCAGCACCCCGAAGGCGTCCTCCGTCATCGGGCGCCCCAGGAAGTAGCCCTGGGCCTCGTCGCACTGATGGGAGGCGAGGAAGGCGGCCTGTTCGGCGGTCTCCACGCCTTCGGCCACGATGCCGACCTCCAGCCGGTGCGCCATGGCAATCAAGGCCGCGGCCAGGCGGCTGTCTCCCGGTGACTGGGGGATCGCGCTCAGGAAGCTGCGGTCCAGCTTGAATCGGTCGACCGGCAGTTCGCGCAGGTAGGCAAAGCTGGAGTAGCCGACACCGAAGTCGTCGATGGCAATGCCCACGCCCAGCGCGCGCAACTGGTTCAACACCGCCGCGGCCCGCAGCGACTCGCGCACCACCACGCTTTCGGTGATCTCCAGCTCCAGCGCCGTGGCCGGCAGCCCGGTGTCGGACAGCGCCGCGCGCACCTCGTCGACGATGTCGGGGCGATCCAGCTGCACCGCCGACAGGTTCACCGCGACGCGCAGCGGCCAGTCGGTGTCGGTGCGCCAGCGTTGTGCCAGGGCACAGGCGCGCCGCAGCACCCAGCGGCCCATGGACACGATCAGCCCGGTCTCCTCGGCCAGCGGAATGAACTCGGCCGGCGAGACCAGCTTGCCCTTGTGCTCCCAGCGCAGCAAGGCCTCGGCGCCGGTGATGGCACCCGTGCGGCAGCTGAACTGGGGCTGGAAGTGCAGGCGCAGCTCGTCGCGCTCGAGGGCCTTGTAGAGGTCGTTCTCGAGGATCAGCGACTCGGCCGACGGCGACTCCATGCGGTCGCTGTAGACCTGGATGCGGTTGCGCCCGGCGTGCTTGGCCTGGTACATGGCCAGGTCGGCATGGCGCATCAGCGTGACCGCATCGCGGCCGTGCTCGGGGTAGAGCGCAAGGCCGATGCTGGGCGTCACGCGCAGCTCGTGCGGGCCGACCCGCAGCGGTTCGGCAAACAGGGCCATGAGCTTGTCGGCCACCCGCATGCCGTCGGCCGGCTCGGCGATCTGGGTGAGCAGCACGACGAACTCGTCGCCGCCCAGCCGCGCCACGATGTCCGAGGTGCGCATCGCGGTGCTCAGGCGGCGGGCCGCCTCGATCAGCACATGGTCACCGATGTGGTGGCCCAGGCTGTCGTTGATCTTCTTGAAGCGGTCGAGGTCGAGGAACATCATGGCCATCGCGCCGTCGTGGCGCTCGGCCTGAGCCAGGCTGACCTTGAGCTGCTCCTGCAGCATGTTGCGGTTGGGCAAGCCGGTCAGCGCGTCGTGGCGCGCCATGTGCTGCACCTGCTTTTCGGCTTCACGGCGCGAGGTCACGTCCTGCGCCATGGCGAGGTAGCCCGTGAGCTGGTCGTGCTCGTTGCGCAGCTCGGTCACCGAGAGTTCTGCGATCAGCGGTTGCCCGTCGCCCCGGCGCAGCAGCCATTCGGTCGGGATGCCGGGGCTCTGGTCGGCCAGGTGGCTGAACAGGTTCACGGTGTGGGCCGGTCGCTCCATCCGCATGGCGAGCATGCGCGTGCGTTCGGCCACCTGCTCGGGATCGAAGAAGCGCGTGGCCGTGCTGCGGCCCACCAGCTCCATCGCGGTCTGGCCCAGCAGGCGCTCGCCCGCGGGGTTGATGGCCTGGATCACGCCTTGCCCGTTCAGCACGCAGATCGCGTAAGGCGCGTGGTGCACGATCACCCGGCGCATCTCGTCGACCTCGTTGAGCTGCCGCTGCGCTTCGAGCACGGCGCGCTCGGCGGTCTCCTGCGTGCTCAGGTCCCGCACGATCAGGATGTAGTGCTTCTGCTGCTTGTAGACCATCGAGCTGACCGAGAGCTCCAGCGGGAAGGCGCTGCCGGCCGCCCCACGCAGGCCCTCGGTGCGTTGCCCCAGGCCGTCCATCCCGGTGCACTGCTGCTGCAGGAACTGCTCGACTCGCCCCCCGCGTTCGTGGCGCCCGGCTTCGGGCAGCAGCAGGCGCAGATGCTGGCCCAGCACCTCGTCGGCGTGGCGCGCGAACATGCGGCACGCCGACGCGTTCAGGCTCAGCACCCGCCCGGACGGCGCCACGGTGATGATGCCGTCGACGGTGTGGTCCATGATGGCGCGCAGGCGCCGCTCGTTGTCGGTGGCGCGGGCGCTCAGTTCGTCGGCCAGTTCGGCGGCCTGCTGCGCGCGCAGCCCGCGGTTGCGCCAGGCCCACCACAGGCCCACCGAGCCGGCCACGCCCCCAAGCAGCAGCGCCAGCGGGTAGGGCGCGGTCAAGGGGCGCACGGGGGGGCGCGTGAACGTGAGCGCCCAGCGGCGGCCGGCCACGCCCAGCGTGTGCACGGTCCGATCGCGGTCGTCCACCGGGCTCACGGCATCCGGGCCAGCCCAGGCCGCCTCCAGCGAAGCGCTGTCGAACACCACCGGCAGCACGTCGGCCGAGTCATGGTCCGGGATGCCGTCCAGCGGCCCGCGGTCTTCCACGCGCCAGTGCAGGTCTCGCCAGTCCAGCCGGCCGGCCACCTGCCGCATCAGCGTCTGGCATTCCAGCACACCGGACACCACGCCCTGGAAGGCGGCCCGCCGAGCGGGTTCGCTGCCGGGCACCGCGCCGCCTCGGTACACGGGCAGCCGCACCACCACGCCGCTGCCCTGGGTGATGCCCTGGATCTGCAGGGGTGGGGCCGCTTCGATCTGGCCGGACTGCTGTGCGCGCACCACCGCCTGTCGGCGCGCGGCCTCATCGAGCAGGTCGTGACCCAGCATGGCGTCGATGCGCCCGGCCGGTTCGACGTAGGTGATGGGCACGTAGGTGGCGCGTGCCGGCTCGGCCGGCCGGATGTGGAAGCCCGGGTGGCCATCGGGGCGCACCGTGCGGTCGGCCTGCACCGCCGCTTCGAACGCGGGGCGGTCGTCTTCGCTGACGAGGGGCGCGTAATGCACGGCCCACAGCGCCGGGTAGGTGCGTTCGGCGTTGAGGCCCTCGTAGTGGCGGTGAAACGCTTCGCGGCCGGCGTCGCCATAGGCCGCAAACAGCGCCTGGAAGCCTTTGAGCATCACCAGATGGTGGGTCATCTGGTCGTCCAGCCGCGCAGACACGTCGGCCGCGTCACGCCGGAAAGCCGCGTCGGCCTCGTCCTGCAGGTGGCGCGCGGCGCCCCACCACGCGCCCACGCTCATGGCCAGGCCGGCCACGAGGGCCACCCAGGCGGCGCGGGTGCCCAGAACGGGCTTGTCTAGCGGGGGGGCAGGCGTGTGTTCGTCGTCGATGGGCATCCAGCGTCCTCGGGCCTGCCGCGACACGGGGTCGCGGCACGGCTCAGGAGGATATCGGCTGTCAGCCCGCCGGCTTGACCCCGGGCGCCTGTGTGGCTCAGCGGCCCTGGCGGGCCAGCGCCATCAGGCGCGCGATGCGCTCTTCGGTGGCAGGGTGCGTCGAGAACAGCCCACGCAGACCACCACCCGACAGCGGGTTCATGATCATCATCTGCGCCGTCTCCGGGTGGGCCTCGGCGGCGTGCAGCGGGATGCCCTGCGCATAGCGGTGGATCTTGTCGAGTGCGCTGGCCAGTGCGGCCGGGTCACCGCTGATCTCGGCGCCGCCCCGGTCGGCCTCGAACTCGCGCGCCCGGCTGATGGCCATCTGGATCAGACTGGCGGCCAGCGGCGCCAGGATGGCCACGGCAATGCCCGCAATCGGGTTGACCGGGCGGCCGTCCTCATCGCGCCCACCAAAGAAGACCGCGAAGTTCGCCAGCATCGAGATGGCGCCGGCCATGGTCGCGCTCACGGTGCTGATCAGGATGTCGCGGTGCTTGACGTGGGCCAGTTCGTGCGCCATCACGCCGCGCAGCTCGCGCTCGGTCAGCACATTGAGGATGCCGGTCGTGGCCGCCACGGCCGCGTGCTCCGGGTTGCGGCCGGTGGCGAACGCGTTGGGGGCCTGCTCGTCGATCAGGTAGACCTTGGGCATCGGCATCTGGGCGCGCTGCGCCAGCTCGCGCACCATGCCGTAGAAGCGCGGCGCCGAGGTCTCGTCGACCTCCCGCGCGTTGTACATCTTCAGCACCATCTTGTCGGAGAACCAGTAGCTGAAGAAGTTCATGCCCAGCGCCACGACCAGGGCCATCATCATCCCGGCGCGGCCGCCCATCATGGCGCCGATGGCCATGAAGAGGGCGGTGATCGCCGCCATCAGGATGGCGGTTTTCATCATGTTGAACATCTGGAGGACCCTCCTTGGTCCGTGAAAACGACGTCACCCCATGGTGACAGACCGTTAGATGCGGATGGTGCCGCGCGGTTCAAGCCAGTGTGGCGGGCAGGGTCGTGCTTTGCAGAAATTCACGCGCACCGACCCGCTTGCCGCCCGGTTTCTGCAGCGTATGCAGGGCCAGCGCCTGCTCGCCGCAGCCCACGACCAGGGTGTCGCCCTGGGCGTGCAGCACCTCGCCAGGCTGGCCGCTGGCCGGCACCACACTGGCCGCCCACACCTTGACGGTGTCGGCGCCCTTGGCCGCACCCGGCAACGTGAAGGTGCAGCCCGGGAAGGGATCGAAGGCGCGCACCCGGCGTGCGAGCGTGGTGGCCGGCAGGCGCCAGTCGATGGCGGCCTCGGCCTTCTCGATCTTGTGCGCGTAGGTCACGCCGTCGGCCGGCTGCGGCGTGCGGGTCAGCCCGCCGCCATCGACCCGGGCCAGTGCCTCGACGATCAAACGACCGCCCAGCGCGGCCAGGCGGTCGTGCAGTGCGGCGGTCGTGTCATCCGGCCCGATCGCGTCTGGGGCCATCAGCAGCATGTCGCCGGTATCGAGGCCTGCGTCCATCTGCATGATGGTGATGCCGGTTTCGGCGTCGCCCGCTTCGATGGCCCGGTGGATGGGCGCGGCCCCCCGCCAGCGCGGCAGCAGCGAGCCGTGGATGTTCAGGCAACCCAGGCGCGGCAGGTCAAGCACCCACTGCGGCAGGATCAGGCCATAGGCGGCCACCACCATCACGTCC
This is a stretch of genomic DNA from Aquabacterium olei. It encodes these proteins:
- a CDS encoding D-alanyl-D-alanine carboxypeptidase family protein, which produces MLASGQTPAALAAAPATEARSVFAEPATAMPSPPEVAARAFILQDLASRQTLAARQADQSLEPASLTKLMTAWLVCEALRDGKLRPDQMLPVSERAWKAGMAGASRSFLKAGGSARVDDLLRGMVVHNANDATVALAEGLAGSVEAFVDRMNRQAEVFGLQATRFRNPEGLSASGHRSTARELSLIAARLVTDFPEVLKVSSLQQATVAGVSQPSRNLLLMRDPTVDGLQTGYTEAAGYGMVATARRSLGGVERRLIAVTLGAASPEARAAETQKLLNWGYSAFDMVRLFDAGQPVATAQVWKGQASTVRLGRPTPIVVVVPRGQGGQLQTSVVRQDPLMAPLGEGQTVARLRVAIGPQHWQDVPLLALEDVPPAGWFGRLWDAVRLGVK
- a CDS encoding HP0495 family protein, with the translated sequence MASTTPPAHTPANPVIPPEESLIEYPCAFPIKVMGAHDETFVETVVAIVVEHDPGFAAHTLERRPSSSGKYLGLTVTVTATSRTQLDNLYRALSGHPLVKYVL
- the yajC gene encoding preprotein translocase subunit YajC: MLISEAYAQAAAPAAGATGGLMSMLPLVLMFVVLYFVMIRPQMKRQKETRAMLEALTKGDEVVTQGGVIGRISKLGDTFVHLEVANGVELQVQRAAIVQVLPKGTVK
- the secD gene encoding protein translocase subunit SecD, giving the protein MNRYPWWKYLIIAVALLVGLIYTLPNFFGEAPAVQLSSGKATLKLDRSAVARVEAALKQAGIQADFVEFDGNSVRARFASTDIQIQARDVIARAVNPDPADPSYIVALNLVSRSPQWLRSLHANPMFLGLDLRGGVHFLMQVDMKAAITQKLDGQTVDIRSLLRDKDVRHSGIRREGDSLIVRFRDGAARQAALPVLQDRLPDLVWTPGTDTGGSGDLTLVGALNPQSARAIQEQALKQNITTLHNRINELGVAEPVIQQQGIDRVVVQLPGVQDTAKAKDIIGRTATLEVRMVDDGTEAQAALAGGPVPFGTERYFERGGVPVIVKRQVVLTGDNLTDAQPGFDENQEAAVHLTLDARGARIFKDVTRENVGKRMAIILFEKGKGEVVTAPVIRGEIGGGRVQISGRMSSEEAADTALLLRAGSLAAPMEIIEERTVGPSLGAENIEMGFKSLVYGFGAIAVFMMLYYLLFGVFSTVALAVNLLLLVAVLSMLQATLTLPGIAAIALTLGMAIDSNVLINERVREELRNGSAPQTAIAMGYEHAWATILDSNVTTLIAGLSLLAFGSGPVKGFAVVHCLGILTSMFSAVFFSRGLVNLWYGRQKKLKSVSIGQVWKPQE
- the secF gene encoding protein translocase subunit SecF — translated: MEFFRIRRDIPFMRHALIFNVISFLTFAAAVFFLVTRGLHFSIEFTGGSLIEVQYAQSANLVKAREAVESLGYGEVQVQNFGTSRDVLIRLPLRGGMKQGEVVGKVFDALCRAEGGQVSTQAAEKGPSQLCQAGAVQPLTLQRSEFVGPQVGDELARDGALALAVTVIGIMIYLAIRFEWKFAVAGIIANLHDVIIILGFFAFFQWEFSLSVLAAVLAVLGYSVNESVVIFDRIREAFRKYRKMSTSEVIDHAITSTMSRTIITHGSTEAMVLAMLLFGGPTLHYFALALTIGILFGIYSSVFVAAAIAMWLGVKREDLVKNTKKDIDPNDPHAGAVV